The DNA sequence AGCGTGTTGACGCGCTCGCCGCCGTACGGACCGCGCTCGGCTCCGGCCCGACGACCGGTTCGGGCTCCGGCCCCGCGCCGGTGTGGGAGACGGCCTACTTCCGGCGCTGGTCCAACGCCTTCGCCCGCGAACGCCTGGACGGGACCGCGCTGTCCACCGAGGACCGCCTGGTCTACCAGCAGGTCTTCGACCCCACGTTCCGCGAGAAGTGGACGGCCTACCTCGAACACCTCTCACAGCATCCCGCCGACGGCGGGCCGGGGCTAACTCTGCCCGAACGGCTTGCCCGGGTCTCGGACGGGGATCTCCCGGCCGACCGCGTCTTCCATCCGCAAGTCGACCTGCGCAACGAACGGACCACGGCGGTGCTCCTGGCCGGCGAGACCGTACACGACCGCCAGGCCGTCGCCTGCTATGCCGATGCCCTCGCCCGGTATCGGCGCGAGCGCCCGGGGTTCTCGGCAGCAGCGGTGCGCGAGGAAGCCGCACGCGCCCTGTTGCTGCGGGTGTGGCGCTGCCTGGAGCGCGAGTTCGACGTGGAGGCGTCCGCGCGGGGGCTGGTGTGCGGGGCGCGTGCCGTGGAGGCAGCCAAACGGCTGGTGCCCGGATTCCTGGAGGAGACCACGAGAAGGGAGGCGGCCGGTGTCGTACGTTGAGGAAACGCTGGCGCTGCCCGGCACGGTGCGGGCCCGGATGCCCGAGAAGACCTGGGCCGCTGTGGCCGGGCACCTGCCCGAGTTCGGCATTACCCGGGTCGCGGACCTGACCGGCCTGGACTGCATCGGCCTTCCGGTCTTCACCACGATCCGCCCGGCATCGCGGACCTTGACCACCGCGCAGGGCAAGGGCGCCACGCCTCTGCTGGCGAAGCTGTCGGCCGTCATGGAAGCGATCGAGCTGTGGCACGTCGAGCAGCCGCTGCCAGTCATCGCCTACGGCCCGGCCGCCGAAGTCGCCCCCGGCTGCCCGCTGGCCGCGCTCCCCCAGACTGCCCCGTACCCCGAACGTGCCCTGACCCGGATGCGATGGGATTGGGCAGCCGGCACCGCTGTGGTGAGCGGGACGACGGTTCTGCTGCCGGTCGACCTGGTCCGTCGCCGGGCGCAGCGGCCCGCGTGGACCCCGGATGTGTGGCGCGCCACCAGCACCGGACTCGCGTGCGGCAATACCCGGGACGAGGCACTGCTGCACGCCTTGTTCGAGGTGGTGGAGCGCGACGTGCTGTACCGGGACGGGCAGGTGGGCGGGCGCCAGCGCACCCTGATCGCGCCCGGGACGGTTGAGGACCCGCACGGCCGGGAGGTGATCGGGCGGCTGGCGGCTGCGGGCATGTCGTTGGAGATCTCGCTGGTGGACGGTCCGTACGGGTTGCCGGTGTGTCTGGCGTACCTGTGGTCGGAGGACTACCCGGTCGTCTTCGCCGGCGGTGGCTGCCACGGCAGCCCGGCGATCGCGTTCACGCGGGCGGTGACTGAGGCGGCGCAGTCGCGCCTCGCCGCGATCGCGGGGACCCGGGACGACCTCCCCTCCGACCCGGGCAGCTTCGACGCCATCGCCTTCCGCCCGGCACCAAGCGCAGGGCTTGCGCCGTGGCCGCAGGCGGCGGCCCGATTCGCCCCAGTCGGCGGCACTTTCACCGAGCAGGCCAGAGCCGTGGCCCGCCGGATAGCTCACGTCACCGGGCACGAACCGGTGGTCCTCGACCTGTCGGCCACCGGCGGTCTCGTTCACGCCGTGCAGGTGATCTGCCCAGGCACCCGCTCACGGATCGGAAGGTTGATGCCCCGGTGAACACCGAACACGCCACGGCTGTGGCGCCGCTCGCGCCCGGTACGACGCGCTCGTCGCAGTACGACGCCTTCCATGCTGCTCGGGCCCGCACCGATCTCGTTGCCCGCCTGTACGCCGAGGCGATGGGCGAGGACTACCCGGCCGAGGTTGCGGCCTCCAGCTCCTGCGACTGGCCCCTGCTGGGGCTGATGGCCGCCCGCCTGCGCATGAGCCCCGGCCAGCTCCTCGTGGACGCCGGATGCGGCACCGGCGGTATCGGTCTGTGGCTGGCACGTGCTCTCGCCGTCCGCCTGGACGGCTTCGACCTCTCACCCGTCGCCGTCGCCCAAGCCGCCGCCCGTCGCTCCCACTTCCTCGCCGCCAGGGCCGATCGCGCGGTCTTCCGCGTCGCCGAGCTGGAGAACACCGGCCTGCCCACCGCTCACGCCCACGGCATCGTGTGCGTGGACGCCCTCGGCCGCGCGGCCGACCGAGGGGCGGCGCTACGCGAACTCGGCCGCGCCCTGACCCCCGGCGGCCGCCTGCTCGTCACCCGGGCGCTGCGGCGCGGTGCGGAACCGGCATGGCACCAGCAGGTGGCAGCCGCCGGGCTGGCCCAGGAGC is a window from the Streptomyces spororaveus genome containing:
- a CDS encoding TfuA domain-containing protein yields the protein MYHQAPALRHKEILEAMGRGVRVIGAASIGALRAAELAPYGMLGVGSVYAAYVRGDIDGDDEVAVGQAPDGTSTALTWPLVNVRHVLALAKSAGVIDAERATTLLAALRAIYYPQRTWAAVRAVCQREGESALVDWLARQREQDRYFGDLKRVDALAAVRTALGSGPTTGSGSGPAPVWETAYFRRWSNAFARERLDGTALSTEDRLVYQQVFDPTFREKWTAYLEHLSQHPADGGPGLTLPERLARVSDGDLPADRVFHPQVDLRNERTTAVLLAGETVHDRQAVACYADALARYRRERPGFSAAAVREEAARALLLRVWRCLEREFDVEASARGLVCGARAVEAAKRLVPGFLEETTRREAAGVVR
- a CDS encoding YcaO-like family protein, producing MSYVEETLALPGTVRARMPEKTWAAVAGHLPEFGITRVADLTGLDCIGLPVFTTIRPASRTLTTAQGKGATPLLAKLSAVMEAIELWHVEQPLPVIAYGPAAEVAPGCPLAALPQTAPYPERALTRMRWDWAAGTAVVSGTTVLLPVDLVRRRAQRPAWTPDVWRATSTGLACGNTRDEALLHALFEVVERDVLYRDGQVGGRQRTLIAPGTVEDPHGREVIGRLAAAGMSLEISLVDGPYGLPVCLAYLWSEDYPVVFAGGGCHGSPAIAFTRAVTEAAQSRLAAIAGTRDDLPSDPGSFDAIAFRPAPSAGLAPWPQAAARFAPVGGTFTEQARAVARRIAHVTGHEPVVLDLSATGGLVHAVQVICPGTRSRIGRLMPR
- a CDS encoding class I SAM-dependent methyltransferase; this translates as MNTEHATAVAPLAPGTTRSSQYDAFHAARARTDLVARLYAEAMGEDYPAEVAASSSCDWPLLGLMAARLRMSPGQLLVDAGCGTGGIGLWLARALAVRLDGFDLSPVAVAQAAARRSHFLAARADRAVFRVAELENTGLPTAHAHGIVCVDALGRAADRGAALRELGRALTPGGRLLVTRALRRGAEPAWHQQVAAAGLAQEHLDERPQEPAVWERLYRLWIAHGDDLRRELGQAAAEAMLHEAHQVLPTLPRRRAVLLTLRRLPRTPDSPETAARMAELSHPPGRPASIERTPQ